The DNA region CATCGACGGGAAGCCGGTGGGCGAGGGCAGGCCGGGTCCGGTCACCTTGACGCTGCGTCAGGCCTATCTCGATTACGTGGCCGGCGGGGTGCCGTCATGAGCGACGCCGCCGCCGTCATCGACCGTCTGCCCGTTCTGCCGCGCGCCGTCCTCTACGACTGGGACAACACGCTGGTGGACAACTGGGGCACGGTGCGTGCCGCGCTGAACCATGCGCTGGTCACCTTCGGCCATCCGGCCTGGACCGAGGAGGAGGCGCGGGAGCGCATCAAGCAGTCGCTGCGCGACAGCTTCCCCCGCATCTTCGGGGAGCGCTGGACCGACGCGCGCGACCTCTTCTACGCCTATTTCGAGGCCCATCACCTGGAGCATCTGCGGCCCCTGCCGGGTGCGGAATCCCTGCTGCGCGGCTTTGCCGAGCGCGGAATCTATCAGGCGGTGGTGTCGAACAAGACCGGCCGCTTCCTGCGGGCGGAAGCCGACGCGCTGGGTTGGACCGGCTATTTCGGCCGTCTGGTCGGCGCCCAGGACGCCGAATTCGACAAGCCGCACGGCGCGCCGGTGCTGATGGCGCTGGAACCGGCGAACATTCCGCCGGGCCCGGACGTCTGGTTCGTGGGGGACGCCGACATCGACATGGAATGTGCCCATGGCGCGGGAATGGTCCCGGTGCTAATAGGGGCGGGCGAGGGCAGCGGCTTCACCCGCTTCCCTCCGGCCCATCGGTACGACACGTGCCATGCATTGTGCGGGTTGGTGGGCAGCGGTGGTGACACCATATCGGATGACCAGTAGTCGAGACGGTTGCGACCAACCATGACCTTATCGCTGCAGGGGGCGGGCTTCTAACAAGGGGCCCCAAAAAACACTGAAGAAGGGGGCGACATAAAATGTCTGAAAAAAGCCAAAATGTGCAGGACGTGTTCCTCAACCACGTCCGCAAGAACAAGACTCCCGTGACCGTGTTCCTCGTGAACGGTGTTAAACTTCAGGGAATCATCACCTGGTTCGACAACTTCTCGGTTCTGCTGCGGCGCGATGCGCATTCGCAGCTCGTCTACAAGCACGCCATCTCCACCGTGATGCCCGCGCATCCGATCCAACTTTTCGAGCCGCCCAAGGAAGGTGAAAACGTCTGATCTTCCGACCAATGGCAACGGCCGGACGCCTGATGCCTCCGGCCGCGCCATCGTGGTCCACCCCGTCCTCCGCAGTGAGGCGGACGGGGTCCTGCGCCATCCCGAATCCTGCCTGGACGAGGCGGTGGGCCTTGCCCGCGCCATCGATCTGGAGGTCGTGCACGCCGAATGCGCGCGGGTGAACCGCCCGCAGCCTTCGATCCTTCTCGGGTCGGGGACGGTGGAGCATTTTGCCCAGATCGTGGAGGAGACGGAGGCATCCCTCGTCATCCTCGACCACGCGCTGTCGCCGGTGCAGCAGCGCAACCTGGAAAAGGCCCTGAAGGTCAAGGTCATCGACCGCACCGGGCTGATCCTGGAGATCTTCGGCGCCCGCGCCCGCACGCGCGAAGGCATGCTCCAGGTCGAACTGGCCGCCCTGACCTACCAGAAGTCGCGCCTCGTCCGCTCCTGGACCCACCTGGAACGCCAGCGTGGCGGCTTCGGCTTCCTCGGCGGCCCCGGTGAATCCCAGCTTGAGATGGACCGCCGTCTGATCGGCGACCGCATCGTCAAGATCAAGAAGGAGCTGGAGGAGGTCCGCCGCACCCGCGGCCTGCACCGCAAGGCCCGCGCCAAAGTGCCGTACCCCGTGGTGGCGCTGGTCGGCTACACCAACGCCGGCAAGTCGACGCTGTTCAACCGGCTGGCCAACGCCGACGTCTTCGCCAAGGACCTGCTGTTCGCCACGCTGGACCCGACGATGCGTCAGGTGACCCTGCCGTCCGGGCGCAAGGTGATCCTGTCGGACACGGTGGGCTTCATCTCCGACCTGCCGCACGGGCTCGTCGCCGCCTTCCGCGCCACGCTGGAGGAGGTCGACGCCGCCGACATCATCCTGCATGTCCGCGACGTCTCCCACCAGGACAGCGAGGCCCAGAAGGCCGACGTGCACACGGTCATGAGCGACATGGGCATCGACCCGGACGCCGACGACCGCGTGATCGAGGTGCTGAACAAGATCGACGCGCTGGACGAGGAGTCCCGCGAGGCGGTCCTCGCCCAAACGGCCCGCAACCCGCGCGCCGTCGCGGTGTCCGCCCTGTCGGGGGCGGGGATCGCCGATCTCGACCGGCTGCTCGACCAGCGGATGAACGCCCACCGCCATGTGGTGGACCTGTCCGTCGCGCTGGGGGACGGGGCGGCGCTCGCGTGGCTCTATGCAAAAGGTGAGGTGCTGGACCGGCGGGACGACGAGGTCCAGGCCCACATCCAGGTGGCCATCGACCCGGCGGATCTGGCCCGTTTCGAGAAACGGTTCGTGCACGGCTGATCTTTCGCCATAAAGGACTCGGGCGCGTCATAATTCGTTCGTGCACGTGCGACGACATGACGCGCCCGATTTCAGCCCCGTCCTACGACGTCCGAGGTGTAGCCTTTTCCCAACGCGCCCCCGATATTTGAACCGGGGAGCCGATGGGTTATCCCCGGGAGGAGGCCCGCCTATGCGTTTGCAGACCGATCCAACACACTTTTCGATCACCGCCTTCCTGGCCGATCAGGTGACCCTGGTCGCCCGCCAGGAGCAGTTGTCGCCCGGTGCCGCGGTGCTGCGCATCCAGGAATTGTCGCGCGACACCGCCGGCCGCGCCCGGCTTCTGGAAATCATCAGTGACGCCTGGCGCAAGGAAACCAACCCGACGGAAAGCAGCAAGATTGCCGCCCTGCGGTCCGAACTGGCCGCCTGGGCGCTGCACGTCACGCCCAGCGACAGCCTGCCGCGCTCCTGACGGAGCGGGGAGGGTGCGGGGTCGAGGATTTGTCCGTGGCTATGCGGCGGGCGGGGCGCCATAATGGGTGCACGGCCCGCCTCTTCTTTTGTCCGGATTCCCTTGCCCGTTCCGCTCGTTCTTCTGCCCCTGGCGCTTTTGGCCTTCATGGCCCCCGCCGCCGCCGCCGAGCGGATGCTGCCGCCGGGATTCGTCGAAGAACCGCCGGTCGCTCCGGAGGATCCCCTGCCGCCGGAACCCGCGGTGTTTCCGCCCGCCCCCTTCAGCCCGCTGGTCGTGGCGCCGGACCCGAAGGAACTGCTGAAGGCCTGCAAGGAAGCCACCTTCACCGACTGTTTCCGCCTGTGGCGTCCACCCCCGCCGCCGCCCAAGGAGGAAACCCGGGAAGCGCGCGACGTTCCGCAGTCCCCACCCGATCCGAACGCGCCGCGCAAGCCGCCGGAACCCGGCCCGCTGACCGGCACGCCGCCCGCCCCCAACCCCGCGGCCGATCAGGCCACCTATGATGCGCTGGTGAGAGCGTTGAAAGACAGTGGTCTGGACGGCAAAGTCATGCTGCCGGAACCGCCGAAGGATGGCGGAACGGTCCTGAGACTCGACCCCCGATCCAACAAAGCGGCACCGAAACCGTGACAGATTTTCCGATTCCTGACGTCGACCGCGTCTCCGCGATCATCCGCGATGTCGCGGAAAGCGAGATCCTTCCCTATTTCCGCGATCTGGCGAACGCCGGCATCCGTGAGAAGACCGGGCCGGCCGATCTCGTGACCCTGGCCGACGAGGCGGGCGAACGCGCCCTGACGCCGCGCCTGCTGGACCTGCTTCCCGGCAGCACGGTGGTGGGGGAGGAAGCCGTCTCCGAGGACAAGTCCCTGCTGGACCGCATCCACGGCGACGCACCGGTCTGGATCATCGACCCGATCGACGGCACCTTGAACTTCGCGAACGGGCGTCCGCTCTTCGCGGTGATCATCGCCCTGGCCTGCCGCGGCGAGACGGTGGCCGGCTGGATCTACGATCCGTGCGACGGGCGCATCGCCACGGCGGTGAAAGGGCAGGGCGCCTACCTGAACGGCAAGCGCGTCACGGTTGCCCCGGCGGTCCCCCTGGCCGAGATGACCGGAGCCTTGTCGACGCGATTCTGCACGGAGGAACTGGGGCGCCAGCTCGATGAGCGCGGCCGCGCCCTCGGTCCGCGCGTCTGCCTGTCCAGTGCTGCGCAGGAGTATCTGCGCCTGCTCGACGGCCGGGCCCATTTCTCGATGTACCACCGCCTGATGCCTTGGGATCACGCGGCGGGCGTCCTGCTCCACGCGGAGGCCGGCGGCTACAGCGCGCTGTTCGATGGCTCGCCCTATCGACCGACCGTGCTCAACGGTGGGGTGATGCTGACCCCCGACCGTGCGAGTTGGGAAGCGATGCACCGGCATCTGTTCGGCTAAGGCGGGGGCGCACCGGACTACCGCACACGTCCTCCGACCGGGACCGGATTCGGCGGGAACTCCACGGGCACGGCGGCCTTATAGTGCCAGGATGCCGGAAACGGCCGCCGTGAGCCTTGCGGAGCGCCCGATCATGAAGGCCATTGCCCTGAAGCGCGTGCTGTTGGTGGCGTCCTTGCTGGCGCCCACAGCCTGCGCGGAGCGGATCGCCGAGTGTCAGCCCAGCGTCGGTGCGGCCTCGGCGGCCGGCGCGGCGCAATGCTCCACCGAGTCCGAGGCCACGGACGTCGCCCTGGATCACGAGGTGGTTCGCGCCATCGACGCCGAGCCCGTGCTCAGCGTGGCGCCGCCGCAGCGCCGGAAGGCCCGGCCCGCCACGCACGCGCATTCCATGGAGTGAAATGGGCCACCGCCCCTCGGAACCCGCCATCGCCACCATGTGTTGGACCAACGCAACAACGGCGGGTGATCCATGCAAACGGCCAACATCCACGATCCCCTGAGCATCGAGAGCGTCTATCCACGAAGCGCCTTCGACAACGATGCGCGGCAGAACGCGCGGGACAAGGAGGCGGTGGAGCATGGCGTGATGATCCTGTCGATGCCGGACGCCGACGGGAATTTCTCGCTGAAGCCCTCCCAACGTCATGTCGGCGAGCCGGCCACGACGACCCATTCGGTTTTTCTGTCGCCGACGCTGGAAAATTCGGAGTATGGAGCGCTCACTCCGAGCGACACCGGCTACGACGGTCCGATCGAGCCGGCTGAGGCTCGCGAAACGTCCGGCGATCCCTACCGGTCGTTCGTGGAATCGGTGATCCGGGCCGCCCGTGACGCGGATTTCCCGCCGCCGCCGCCCGCCGAAAGCCTGAAGGGATTTCGCGGAGGCTGAAGAATCGAAGAGCGGAGGGCGGCCAGAGTCGCCCTCCTCGTTTCCTGCTGACTTCATTTTTCATAATCTTGCTTATATGATTTTAATGGTCGGGCGGGGCGTGTTCCCTTTTCTCGCTGTGACGGGTCGGCTAAGGTCGCTGTCCCGTCCCGTTGCCGAAGAAGACTCTCCAATGGCCCGCAACATCGACCGCCTGATCGACGTCATGGCCCGCCTGCGCGACCCCAACGGCGGATGCCCGTGGGATCTGGAGCAGACCTACGCCACCATCGCGCCGCACACGATCGAGGAAGCCTACGAGGTGGCCGACGCCATCGAGAAAGGCGACATGCCGGCGCTGCGCGAGGAGTTGGGCGATCTGCTTTTCCAGGTGGTCTATTACAGCCAGATGGCCCGCGAAGAGAACCTGTTCGACTTCGACGAGGTTGCGGGCGTCATCGCCGACAAGATGATCCGCCGCCACCCGCACGTCTTCGGCGCCGAGGAGGTCAAGGGCGCCGACATGCAGACCTCGCGCTGGGAGGACCACAAGGCCGCCGAGCGCGCCGCCAAGGCTGCCGAGGAAGGCCGCGCCCCGTCCGCCCTGGAGGGCGTCATCGCCGGCCTCCCCGCCCTCACCCGCGCCCTGAAGCTGCAGAATCGCGCCGCCCGCGTCGGCTTCGACTGGACCGACGCGCGGGACATCCTCGACAAGATCGAGGAGGAGGTTCGCGAGCTGCGGCACGAGATGGACAGCGGCTCCGCCCCGGACCGGGTGGCCGATGAGCTGGGTGACCTTCTCTTCGCTCTGGTCAACCTCGCCCGCCGCCTGAAGGTCGAGCCGGAATCGGCGCTGCGCGGCACCAACGCCAAGTTCGAACGGCGCTTCCACCGCATCGAGGCGCTGCTGTCCGAACAGGGCCGCACGCCCAAGGAGGCGACGCTGGACGAGATGGAGGCCTTCTGGCAGCAGGCCAAGCGTGAGGAACGCGGCGAGGCCTGACCCGCCCTCAGCGTGCGGCGCTGGTCTCCAGCAGCGCCAGCAGGCCGGCCAGCAGATCGGTCGGCCGCGGCGGGCAGCCGGGAATGCGCAGGTCCACCGGCAGCACCTCCTCCACCGGACCGACGCAGGCGTAGCCACCGGCGAACAGCCCGCCGCTGACCGCGCAGTCGCCGCAGGCCACCAGCCATTTCGGGCCGGGCGTGGCGTCCCACGTGCGGACGAGCGCCTCGCGCATGTTGCGGGCGACCGGACCGGTGACCAGCAGCACGTCGGCGTGGCGCGGCGAGGCGACGAAGCGGATGCCGAAGCGCTCCAAGTCGTAGATCGGGTTGTTCAGCGCATGGATTTCCAGCTCGCAACCGTTGCAGGACCCCGCATCGACCTCGCGGATCGACAGGCTGCGGCCCAGCCGGGCCTTGGCGGCCTTGTCGAGCTTTCCGGCCAGTTCCGCCAACGCCTGATCGGCGGGGGCCGGAGCGGCTTCGGTCACCGGGCCGCCGGTCAGGGAGGTCAGGATGTGCTTCAGCATCGGCGGCCTCCTTACAGGTCGTGTCCCGCGTAGGAACAGTTGAACGACTTGTTGCACAGCGGGAAGTCGGCGACGATGTTGCCGCCGATGGCCGCCTCCAGCAACGGCCACTGGAACCAGGACGGGTCGCGCGGGTGGCAGCGGGTGACGACGCCCTCCCCGTCCAGCCGCACCCAGGTCAGAATCTCGCCACGGAAGGATTCGACCAGGGCCATGCCCTCCCCGCCCCGCCCGGCCTCCAGCGGGACCGATGGATGGTCCAGACCGCGCGAGATCGCCGGCAGGCGGGCGACGATCTGTTCGATCAGGGAGAGGGACTGCTCCACCTCGCGGATGCGCACCCACACGCGGGCGTTCACGTCGCCCTCGGTCAGCACCGGCACCTCGAACGTCAACTCGTCGTAGGGCGCGTAGCCGGGGCTGCGGCGGGCGTCCTGGTCGCGGCCGGAAGCGCGCCCGACATGGCCGCCGGCGCCGAAACGGGTGACCAGCTCCGCGGACACGAACCCGGTGGTGACCGTGCGGTCCTGCAAGGACGCCTTGCCGTCATAGATGGCAACCAGCGGCGGAAAGCGTTTGCGCAGCTCGGCCACCAGTTCCAGCAACAGGCCGGCGCCGCGCTCCGGCAGATCGGTGGCGACGCCGCCGGGGATCACCCGGTCCATCATCAGACGGTGTCCGAAGCAGGCGTCCGCCGTGCGCAGCACCCGCTCCCGCAACTGGCTGGTCTGGGCCAGCATGAAGGCGAAGGCGGCGTCGTTGCAGATGGCGCCGATGTCGCCCAGATGGTTGGCGATCCGCTCCAGCTCCGCCATCAGGGCGCGCAGCCACACCGCCCGCGCCGGCACCTCGATCCCGAGCGCCGCCTCCACCGCGCGGGCGAAGGCGAGGCTGTGCGCCACCGTCGCGTCGCCCGAGATGCGAGCGGCCAGCCTCGCCGCCTCCGCCACCGGCCTGCCCTGCATCAGCCCCTCCACCCCGCGGTGGACGTAGCCGAGCCGCTCCTCCAGCCGGACGACGGTTTCGCCGTTGGCGGTGAAGCGGAAATGGCCGGGCTCGATGATCCCGGCATGGACGGGACCGACCGGAATCTGATGCAAGCCCTCACCCTCCACCGGCAGGAAGGTGTAAGGGCCGGGGTTGGGAACCGGTGCCGCCGGCTGCTCCGACAAGGGGCGGCGCACACCCCAGGCGTCGTGGTCCAGCCAGGGGCGCGGATCGGTCGTGCGCTCTGCCACCAGGCCGTAGAGATCGTGGGCGGCGCGCTCCAGCCGGTTGGCGGCGGGGCGCACGGCGCTCAGGCTGGGGAAACGGCCTTGCGGGCAGTCGAGGCTGACCACCGCGACGTCGCCGGAGAAATCCTCGCGGAAGGCGGCGTGGACCGCCTTCGGCTCGCCCCACAGGCCGAGCAGGCTCCAGCCGTTGCCCGCCAGCCCCTCGATCAGGCGCAGCCAGCCGTCGCGACCCAGCCGATAGCGCGGCCAGGGCCGGTGTCCCTCGACCGGCGTGCCGATGCGGTTCAACAGGCCGAACAGCGGTTCTTCCCCGTACATGCCGCCTCCCCTACCCCAGCAGCGCCGCGACGGTCTGGAACCACGCGACCAGCGGCCCCGGCAGCCAGACCCCTGCCACCAGAACCAGCGCCAGATGCGCGTAGAGCGGAACCAGCGTTCCCTGCACCGGCACCGATGCCACCGGAGCGCCGCTGCCCTCCACCATGCCGGGCGCGCCGAAGCAGAGCTGCTGGACCCGCAGCACCAGCGCCCCGAAGGCGACCAGGATGCCCACGACCAGCGGCAGGGCCAGCAGTGGCTGCCGGGCGAAGGTGCTGGTGACCAGCAGGAATTCGCTCATGAACACGCCGAACGGCGGCAGACCGGCGATGGCCACGACCCCGGCCAGCAGGCCCCAGCCCAGCGCCGGATGGCTGACCGTCAGGCCGGAAATCCGCTCGATCCGTTGCGTGCCGGTCACCTGAACGGCGTGGCCGACCGCGTAGAAGATGGCCGACTTGGTCAGGCTGTGCATGGCCATGTGCAGCAGCCCGGCGAAGTTGGCGAGCGGCCCGCCCATGCCAAAGGCGAAGGTGATGATGCCCATATGCTCGATGGAGCTGTAGGCGAAGAAGCGCTTCACGTCGCGCCGCCGGTAGAGCATCAGCCCGGCCAGCAGCAGCGAGGCCAGCCCCATGGCGATCATCAGCGGCCCCGGCGCGATGGCCTGCCCGTTCGCCGCCAGCAGCATCTTGAAGCGCAGCACGGCGTAGAGCGCCACATTCAGCAGCAGGCCCGACAGCACCGCGGAAATCGGCGTCGGCCCCTCCGCGTGGGCGTCGGGCAGCCAGGCGTGCAGCGGCGCCAGCCCGACCTTGGTGCCGTAGCCGATCAGCAGGAAGACGAAGGCGAGGTTGAGGATCGCCGGGCTGATCTTGGCGACGTGGCCCATCAGCTCCGTCCAGGTCATCGCCGCCATGCCCGGACCCATCACCGGCTGGGCGGCCATGTACATCAGAATGGTGCCGAACAGGGCGAGCGCGATGCCGACGCCGCACAGGATGAAGTACTTCCACGCCGCCTCGATGCTGGCGGCGGTGCGGTACAGGCTGACCATCAGGACGGTGGTCAGCGTCGCCCCCTCCACCGCCACCCACATGACGCCCAGGTTGTTGGCCGACAGGGCCAGCAGCATGGTGAACATGAAGGCCTGGTACATGGCGTGGTAGAAGCGCAGCTTGCGCTCGTCCAGCTTCCCCACCGCGATCTCGTGGGCGATGTAGCCGGCGGAAAAGACGCTGGTGGTCAGCCCGACGAAGGCGGTCAGCGCGATCAGGTAGATGTTGAAGGCGTCCACGACGAACAGCGGACTGCTCGACGGCTCCAGCCCGAACAGGACCAGGGACGCCAGCAGCGTGACGGCGGAGAAGCCGATGTTCAGCCGCGCGCCCAGCCGGTGGCCGGGAACCAGAGCGAGGACGGCGGCGCCGATCAGCGGGGTGGCGACGATGACGGCGACGACGCTCAATCGCTTTCCCCCCGGAAGCTCTCGATCTTCTGCATGTCAAGCGTGTCGAACCGCTCGCGGATGTGGAACAGGAAGATGCCGAAGATGATGAAGGCCACCATGACGGAGAAGGCCACCGACATCTCGACCACCAGCGGCATTCCCGCCGCGCCGACCGCCGCCAGGATCAGCCCGTTCTCGATCGACATGAAGCCGACGACCTGACTGACCGCGTTGCGCCGGGAGATCATCATCAGCAGGCCGAGCAGGACGACCGACAGCGACAGCGCCAGATTCTCGCGGGTCAGGGCGGTGGCGTCGGCGGTCACCGGAAGCACCAGCAGGATCGACAGGGTGACCAGCGACACGCCCGCCACCATGGTCAGCCCGATGCCCAGCGCCGGCTCGATCGTGCGGTGGATCTTCATCTTCACGATGATGCGGTGCAGCACCACCGGGATCAGGATGGCCTTGAGGACCAGGGTCAGGAGCGCTGTGATGTAAAGGTGCGGCTCCCCATGGGAATAGGCCTGCCACGCCGCCGTCGCGGTCAGGGCGAGCGCCTGCATGGTGAAGACGTTGAGCAGAGAGAACAGCCGACGCTGGTAGAGCAGGGCGAAGCTCATCAGCAGGACGACGGCCCCCAGCATGTGCGCGGCGTCATAGCCCAGGTCGCTCACCTCACACCCCCCGCGACACGTAGAGGAAGATCGCGCCGAGCAGGCTGAGCAGCAGGGCACCGCCGAGGAACTCGCCGACCCGGAAGACGCGCATCTTGGCGATGGAGGTCTCGAACAGCGCGAGCAGGGTCCCGCCGACGGCCAGCTTCGCCACAAAGACCAGAACGCCGCCCAGCGCCGCCGCCACGCCGGACCCGGCCGTCGCCATGCCCCAGGGCGCGAAGACGCAGGCGATCAGCGCCATGTAGAGCAGCATCTTGAGCATGCTCGCCGCCTCGACCAGGGCGAGGTGGCGGCCGGAATACTCCAGCACCATGGCCTCGTGCACCATGGTCAGCTCCAGGTGCGTGGCCGGGTTGTCGATGGGGATGCGCGCGTTCTCGGCGATCGCCACCATGACCAGCGCGATCAGCGCGAGCGCCAGGGAGATGCGCAGGCCGACCGCGCCGGACATCATGAAATCGGCGATCTCGGCGAGCGAGGTGCTGCGGACCAGGATCGCCACCGAGAAGACGATCATCAGCATCGCCGGTTCGGCGAGTGCTGCGATCATCATCTCGCGCGACGAACCGATGCCGCCGAAGCTCGTCCCCGTGTCCATCCCGGCGAGCGCCAGAAAGAAGCGCGCCGAGCCGAGCAGCGCGATCAGCGCGATCAGGTCCGCCGTGGGGGCGAGCGCCAGTTGGGTGGTGAAGACCGGCACCAGCCCGGCGGCCAGCCAGATCGCCGTGAACATCATGTAGGGCACGGCGCGGAACAGCCAGGAGGCGTTGCGGGCCAGCACCACCTCCTTGCGCAGCAGCCGCAGCAGGTCCCGATAGGGCTGGACCACTGACGGCCCCCGCCGTCCGACCAGCCGCGCCTTGACCAGCCGCACCCAGCCGGTCAGCAGCGGCGCCAGGGCCAGCACCAGCAGCATCTGCAGGGTCTGATAGAGGGTGGCGAGCAGCAGCGTCATCGTTGCGTCACCGCCACCATTACCAGCAGCACGACCAGCGCCAGGAACATCAGGGTCAGGTAGCGGCGGATGGTCAGGAACTGCAGGCGGTTGGCCTTCTCGGCCAGCCAGCCCACCGCGCGGGACAGCGGCTCCACCACCACGACCCAGGCCGGGTCGGTCCAGGTCACCGACAGGCGGGCGGGGCGCGTGTCGCCGGGCGCCGGCATGTCCACATGGTCGCGGGCGCGGAACACCGTACTGCCGAAGGCACGGCGGATCGGCTGGCCGAAGCTGGAGGCCGTGTATTGGGTGACCGCCGCCGGGTCCGGCCCGTCGAAGCCGCAGCCCCAGGGGATCGACCAGCGCACCCGGTCGCTCGCCTTGCGGTGGATGCCCAGCACCAGCACGACCGACAGCAGCGCGATCACCACCAGCATGATCAGGCCGTTGTAGGAGTTGCCGATGGCCGAGGTCGGGGCCAGCCAGAACCACGGCTGATAGGCACGCCCGTCGAACGGACCGGCCTCGACCAGCAGGCGCAGCGCCGGCTCGAACAGGCGGAGCAGCGGCGTCGGCAGCACGCCGAGCACGACGCAGAGCACCGCCGGAACCGCCATGCCCAGCCGCATCGCCCGCCCGACCTCCACCGCCTCCCCGGCGGCGCGCGACCGCGGTCGGCCCAGGAAGGCGATGCCGTAGAGCCGCACGAAACAGGCGCCGGCAAGCGCGGTGGCGAGCGCCAGGGCGGCGCCGACCACCGCGATTTCGATCTTCAGCGACCATTCCGACAGCGCCGGGGCGTTCAGGATGGCTTGGAACAGCAGCCATTCCCCGACGAAGCCGTTCAGCGGCGGCAGGGCCGAGATCGCCGCGGCGCCGATCAGGGCGAGGACGGCGGTGGTCGGCATGCGGTGGATCAGCCCGCCCAGCCGGTTGAGGTCGCGCGATCCCGTGGCGGTCAGCAGCGCGCCCGCCGCGAAGAACAGCAGGCTCTTGAACAGGGAATGGTTGACGACATGGAGCAGAGCCGCCGCCAGGGCGAGCGCGGCGATCACCGGCGTGTGGGCGGCCTTGAAGACCAGCGCCAGCCCCAGCGCAATGACGATGGCCCCGATGTTCTCCACCGTCGAATAGGCGAGCAGCCGCTTCACGTCGTCCTGCATCAGCGCGTAGAGCACGCCCATCACGGCGGTCAGCGCGCCGAAACCCATGGTCACCCCGCCCCACCACCACTCCGGCTCGCCCAGCAGGTCGAACAGCACGCGGATCATCGCGTAGACGGCGACCTTGGTCATCACGCCGGACATCAGGGCGGAGACGTGGCTGGGTGCGGCCGGATGGGCCAGCGGCAGCCAGACATGCAGCGGCACCAGTCCCGCCTTCGACCCCGCCCCCAGCAGGATCAGCACGACGACCAGCGCGGCGGCCCCCGCCGCCGGGGCGTGGGCGCGGATGGCGGCGAAGCTGTAGTCGCCGTGCGCCGTCGCCAGGACTCCGAAGGCCAGCAGCAGGCAGGCCGTCCCGAAGCTCGCCATGAGGAGGTAGAGGCGCGCGGCCTTCGGCGTGTCCGGCTCCCGATGGGTGGACAGCACGAGCAGCCAGGAGGCCAGCGACATGAACTCCCAGGACAGCAGGAAGGTGAAGGCGTCGGCGGCGATCAGCACCATGTTCATGCCCGCCAGGAACAGCGGGTAGAGCGGCAGCACCGGCCCGTCCTGGGATCCGCCATGGGCATCGTGATGCGCCCGCTCATACCCCCAGCCGAACAGGCTGGCGGTGATGCCGCCCAGATTGACGACGATCAGGAAGACGGCCGACAGCGCGTCGGCGCGCAGGTGGG from Azospirillum brasilense includes:
- a CDS encoding hydrogenase-4 component E — protein: MSDLGYDAAHMLGAVVLLMSFALLYQRRLFSLLNVFTMQALALTATAAWQAYSHGEPHLYITALLTLVLKAILIPVVLHRIIVKMKIHRTIEPALGIGLTMVAGVSLVTLSILLVLPVTADATALTRENLALSLSVVLLGLLMMISRRNAVSQVVGFMSIENGLILAAVGAAGMPLVVEMSVAFSVMVAFIIFGIFLFHIRERFDTLDMQKIESFRGESD
- a CDS encoding respiratory chain complex I subunit 1 family protein gives rise to the protein MTLLLATLYQTLQMLLVLALAPLLTGWVRLVKARLVGRRGPSVVQPYRDLLRLLRKEVVLARNASWLFRAVPYMMFTAIWLAAGLVPVFTTQLALAPTADLIALIALLGSARFFLALAGMDTGTSFGGIGSSREMMIAALAEPAMLMIVFSVAILVRSTSLAEIADFMMSGAVGLRISLALALIALVMVAIAENARIPIDNPATHLELTMVHEAMVLEYSGRHLALVEAASMLKMLLYMALIACVFAPWGMATAGSGVAAALGGVLVFVAKLAVGGTLLALFETSIAKMRVFRVGEFLGGALLLSLLGAIFLYVSRGV
- the hyfB gene encoding hydrogenase 4 subunit B: MAALGLVVSAIAFLFAVAVAGAAARRLPQAPTVVYGGTAAACALIALWAALRLAGGGPDAALVLPVGLPWIQAHLRADALSAVFLIVVNLGGITASLFGWGYERAHHDAHGGSQDGPVLPLYPLFLAGMNMVLIAADAFTFLLSWEFMSLASWLLVLSTHREPDTPKAARLYLLMASFGTACLLLAFGVLATAHGDYSFAAIRAHAPAAGAAALVVVLILLGAGSKAGLVPLHVWLPLAHPAAPSHVSALMSGVMTKVAVYAMIRVLFDLLGEPEWWWGGVTMGFGALTAVMGVLYALMQDDVKRLLAYSTVENIGAIVIALGLALVFKAAHTPVIAALALAAALLHVVNHSLFKSLLFFAAGALLTATGSRDLNRLGGLIHRMPTTAVLALIGAAAISALPPLNGFVGEWLLFQAILNAPALSEWSLKIEIAVVGAALALATALAGACFVRLYGIAFLGRPRSRAAGEAVEVGRAMRLGMAVPAVLCVVLGVLPTPLLRLFEPALRLLVEAGPFDGRAYQPWFWLAPTSAIGNSYNGLIMLVVIALLSVVLVLGIHRKASDRVRWSIPWGCGFDGPDPAAVTQYTASSFGQPIRRAFGSTVFRARDHVDMPAPGDTRPARLSVTWTDPAWVVVVEPLSRAVGWLAEKANRLQFLTIRRYLTLMFLALVVLLVMVAVTQR